The following proteins are co-located in the Phoenix dactylifera cultivar Barhee BC4 unplaced genomic scaffold, palm_55x_up_171113_PBpolish2nd_filt_p 000077F, whole genome shotgun sequence genome:
- the LOC103715109 gene encoding uncharacterized protein LOC103715109, producing MSFSGTEKPQDGARVSYGTVRQNGGIGSDPSRVLPDIDPVAASAERDADIEVVASRIFESEDASEGSPCVNAGIEQSVPVQAENRVLNGAAASREPVAPQLALVPLEAPPEIWMHGFEIGDMVWGKVKSHPWWPGYIFNVPFASPDVRRTRKEGHVLVAFFGDSSYGWFFPDELIPFEPYYLEKSKQTTSKNFALAVDEAEDEVSRRAALGLTCHCRNARNFRYFGFPGYVRVDVPGYEPGAEYSVEQIESARESFMPEELLSFFQQLALNSRRKEPWSIDFIRSKARLLAYRKALYEVYDETYPQAFGVKPRWPSLNDAQTPDQPVYFAPRGCFSSLSSFTS from the coding sequence aTGTCCTTCTCTGGGACGGAAAAACCCCAAGATGGAGCTAGGGTTTCCTACGGGACCGTTCGCCAAAACGGCGGCATTGGCTCTGATCCATCTAGGGTTCTGCCGGACATTGATCCGGTGGCGGCGTCGGCGGAACGAGACGCTGATATCGAGGTGGTGGCATCTAGGATTTTTGAATCCGAGGATGCCAGTGAGGGTTCTCCATGTGTGAATGCCGGAATCGAGCAATCGGTGCCGGTCCAGGCGGAGAACAGGGTCTTGAATGGGGCTGCCGCTTCCCGGGAGCCTGTGGCTCCCCAGTTGGCTTTGGTTCCACTGGAGGCGCCACCGGAGATCTGGATGCATGGCTTCGAGATCGGCGACATGGTCTGGGGGAAGGTGAAATCCCATCCGTGGTGGCCGGGATACATCTTCAATGTTCCTTTTGCCTCTCCCGATGTCCGGAGGACGAGGAAGGAGGGCCATGTCCTGGTTGCGTTCTTCGGGGACAGCAGCTACGGGTGGTTTTTTCCAGATGAGCTTATCCCTTTCGAGCCTTACTATCTGGAGAAGTCGAAGCAAACGACCTCGAAGAATTTCGCCTTGGCTGTTGACGAGGCAGAGGATGAGGTGAGCCGGAGAGCTGCTTTGGGTCTGACTTGCCACTGTCGGAACGCAAGAAACTTCAGGTATTTTGGTTTTCCTGGGTATGTTCGTGTTGATGTGCCGGGCTATGAGCCAGGAGCAGAGTATTCTGTGGAACAGATTGAGAGTGCTAGGGAAAGCTTCATGCCCGAAGAGTTACTGTCCTTTTTTCAGCAGTTGGCATTGAACTCGCGACGCAAGGAGCCCTGGAGTATTGATTTCATCAGGAGCAAGGCAAGGTTGCTAGCTTACAGGAAGGCTTTGTATGAAGTGTATGATGAGACTTATCCACAAGCATTTGGAGTAAAGCCACGTTGGCCGTCTCTAAACGATGCACAAACACCAGACCAACCTGTTTACTTTGCACCCAGAG